Proteins from a single region of Nocardiopsis dassonvillei subsp. dassonvillei DSM 43111:
- the argH gene encoding argininosuccinate lyase, whose translation MADQPEALRLWGGRFEGGPDQALARLSLSTHFDWRLARHDIAGSRAHARALHRAGLLTADELDRMIEGLDRLEADVASGAFTPVLEDEDVHTALERGFIERVGTELGGRLRAGRSRNDQIATLVRMYLREEARQIADQILDLVRALADQAAAHPDAAMPGRTHLQHAQPVLLAHQLMAHAWPLVRDVERLRDWDRRAAVSAYGSGALAGSSLGLDPRAVAAELGFPDSVDNSIDGTAARDVVAEFAFVTAMIGVDLSRLSEEVILWATKEFSFVTLDDAFSTGSSIMPQKKNPDVAELARGKAGRLVGDLTGLLTTLKGLPLAYNRDLQEDKEPVFDAVDTLHLLLPAMTGMVATLTFHTDRMAELAPQGFSLATDIAEWLVRERVPFREAHEIAGACVRVCEERGIDLPDLGDDDLAAVSEHLTPAVREVLSVSGSLASRSDKGGTAPVRVAEQLEKLRSVVEEHRKAFTA comes from the coding sequence ATGGCCGACCAGCCCGAGGCGCTGCGCCTGTGGGGAGGCCGTTTCGAGGGCGGCCCCGACCAGGCCCTGGCGCGCCTGTCGCTGAGCACCCACTTCGACTGGCGCCTGGCCCGCCACGACATCGCCGGTTCGCGCGCCCACGCCCGCGCCCTGCACCGGGCGGGCCTGCTCACCGCCGACGAGCTGGACCGCATGATCGAGGGCCTGGACCGGCTGGAGGCCGACGTGGCCTCCGGGGCGTTCACCCCCGTCCTGGAGGACGAGGACGTGCACACCGCCCTGGAGCGCGGCTTCATCGAGCGGGTCGGCACCGAACTGGGCGGGCGGCTGCGCGCCGGCCGCTCCCGCAACGACCAGATCGCCACCCTCGTGCGCATGTACCTGCGCGAGGAGGCCCGGCAGATCGCCGACCAGATCCTGGACCTGGTGCGGGCCCTGGCCGACCAGGCCGCGGCCCACCCGGACGCCGCCATGCCCGGCCGCACCCACCTCCAGCACGCCCAGCCCGTGCTGCTCGCCCACCAGCTCATGGCGCACGCCTGGCCCTTGGTGCGCGACGTCGAGCGGCTGCGCGACTGGGACCGCCGCGCCGCGGTGTCCGCCTACGGCTCCGGCGCGCTGGCCGGGTCCTCCCTGGGACTGGACCCCCGCGCGGTCGCCGCCGAGCTGGGCTTCCCCGACTCGGTGGACAACTCCATCGACGGCACCGCCGCCCGCGACGTCGTCGCCGAGTTCGCCTTCGTCACCGCCATGATCGGCGTGGACCTGTCCCGGCTCTCGGAGGAGGTCATCCTGTGGGCGACGAAGGAGTTCTCCTTCGTCACACTCGACGACGCCTTCTCCACCGGCTCCTCGATCATGCCCCAGAAGAAGAACCCCGACGTCGCCGAACTCGCCCGCGGCAAGGCCGGGCGCCTCGTCGGCGACCTCACCGGGCTGCTCACCACCCTCAAGGGGCTCCCGCTGGCCTACAACCGGGACCTGCAGGAGGACAAGGAACCGGTCTTCGACGCGGTGGACACCCTCCACCTGCTGCTGCCCGCGATGACCGGCATGGTCGCCACCCTCACCTTCCACACCGACCGGATGGCCGAACTCGCCCCGCAGGGCTTCTCCCTGGCCACCGACATCGCCGAGTGGCTGGTGCGCGAGCGCGTGCCCTTCCGGGAGGCGCACGAGATCGCGGGCGCCTGCGTGCGCGTGTGCGAGGAGCGCGGCATCGACCTGCCCGACCTCGGCGACGACGACCTCGCCGCCGTCTCAGAGCACCTGACCCCGGCCGTGCGCGAGGTCCTCAGCGTGTCCGGCTCGCTGGCCTCGCGCTCCGACAAGGGCGGCACCGCCCCCGTGCGCGTGGCCGAGCAGCTGGAGAAGCTGCGCTCGGTCGTCGAGGAGCACCGCAAGGCCTTCACCGCCTGA
- a CDS encoding arginine repressor, whose protein sequence is MTAENGGTAPMTKAARHARITDVLTREDVRSQGELARRLSEAGVQVTQATLSRDLDELGAVKLRTADGHLVYVLPGEGGERLQRTRPDSLGLEQVSGARLTRLAEDLLVSAEASANMVIVRTPPGAAQYLASAIDHTDFHAILGTIAGDDTILVISRDPQGGEDLAAALLRLADRRP, encoded by the coding sequence ATGACGGCGGAGAACGGCGGCACGGCGCCGATGACCAAGGCGGCCAGACACGCCAGGATCACCGACGTCCTCACCCGGGAGGACGTCAGGTCCCAGGGCGAGCTGGCCAGGCGCCTGTCCGAGGCGGGCGTCCAGGTCACCCAGGCCACCCTCTCCCGGGACCTGGACGAACTGGGTGCCGTCAAGCTCCGCACCGCCGACGGCCACCTGGTCTACGTGCTGCCGGGGGAGGGGGGCGAACGCCTCCAGCGCACCCGCCCCGACAGCCTGGGCCTGGAACAGGTCTCCGGCGCGCGCCTGACCCGGCTCGCCGAGGACCTGCTGGTCTCGGCCGAGGCCTCCGCCAACATGGTCATCGTCCGCACCCCGCCCGGCGCGGCCCAGTACCTGGCCTCGGCCATCGACCACACCGACTTCCACGCCATCCTGGGCACCATCGCGGGGGACGACACCATCCTGGTCATCTCCCGCGACCCCCAGGGCGGCGAGGACCTGGCCGCCGCCCTCCTGCGACTGGCCGACCGCAGACCGTAA